One region of Synechococcus elongatus PCC 11801 genomic DNA includes:
- a CDS encoding N-acetylmuramoyl-L-alanine amidase, with product MRSQTWSIGLGGLLLSLALALPARANQLLFWRLDASQNRLEFKTQGAIAPQAQLIFNPQRIVIDLPGAALPAQRSPIRGSAGIREIRVGQPEAGVTRIVVEIAPGYTVDPSLLRVEGLDATTWQVRLQPALRFAGGGSPPPPRSPSLPPPQQSPFPPPRSPQVGRQVIVIDPGHGGPDPGAIGIGGIREKDVVFDISQQVAAILRDSGLDVRLTRTADIDLDLEPRVQMAEQARADLFVSIHANAISLDRPEVNGLETYFYASQAGERLARTIHQSILSGVSIRDRGVRQARFYVIRRTSMPAVLVETGFVTGSEDARNLANPNHRRKMAEAIARGILQYVRQN from the coding sequence ATGCGATCGCAAACGTGGTCTATTGGTTTGGGTGGCCTGCTCCTCAGCCTTGCGTTAGCCTTACCAGCTCGCGCCAATCAACTCCTGTTCTGGCGCTTGGATGCTAGCCAGAATCGATTGGAGTTTAAAACCCAAGGGGCGATCGCTCCGCAGGCGCAGCTGATTTTTAATCCTCAGCGGATCGTCATCGATCTGCCGGGAGCAGCCCTGCCGGCTCAGCGATCGCCCATCCGCGGCTCGGCAGGTATTCGAGAGATCCGGGTTGGACAACCTGAGGCGGGCGTGACTCGCATTGTGGTTGAGATCGCACCCGGCTACACGGTCGATCCCAGCTTGCTGAGGGTCGAAGGCTTGGATGCGACGACTTGGCAGGTACGACTCCAGCCGGCGCTACGCTTTGCGGGTGGGGGCAGCCCACCGCCCCCGCGATCGCCTTCCTTACCACCGCCTCAGCAGTCTCCGTTCCCGCCGCCGCGATCGCCCCAAGTGGGTCGGCAAGTGATTGTGATCGATCCGGGGCATGGTGGCCCCGATCCCGGCGCAATCGGCATTGGTGGGATTCGTGAAAAAGATGTTGTCTTCGATATTTCTCAGCAGGTGGCGGCTATCCTGCGCGACAGTGGGCTGGATGTGCGGCTGACCCGAACAGCTGATATTGACCTCGACTTAGAACCCCGCGTGCAGATGGCGGAGCAGGCAAGAGCGGATCTGTTTGTCAGCATCCACGCCAATGCCATCAGCCTCGATCGCCCCGAGGTCAATGGCCTCGAAACCTATTTCTACGCCTCCCAAGCCGGGGAGCGCCTCGCACGGACGATTCATCAGTCTATTCTTTCCGGCGTCTCCATCCGCGATCGCGGGGTTCGGCAAGCCCGGTTTTACGTGATTCGCCGCACCAGTATGCCTGCTGTTCTGGTGGAAACTGGATTCGTGACCGGCAGCGAGGATGCACGGAACTTAGCGAACCCTAATCACCGCCGCAAAATGGCAGAAGCGATCGCCCGCGGTATCCTACAGTACGTCCGCCAAAACTGA
- a CDS encoding cation:proton antiporter, whose protein sequence is MFPLFSPALGWPPLLAQTIEVIESPEASTLILVSVLLGLVVVYLASKVGGELCVRANLPPVLGELLGGVIVGTSVLKLLVFPSSGAGAEDVVLLNFLQQISGAPDNWMPTIFATQSEVISVLSEIGVIILLFEIGLESNLDELLKVGAKAAIVATVGVAAPFAAGTLGLMYLFHIATIPAIFAGAALTATSIGITAKVLSELGKLNSPEGQIIIGAAIIDDILGIIVLAVVSSLAKTGEIRPSNIIILIVSSTAFLVGAIFIGRWLNPFFVNLVSNMQTRGEVLVVALVAAIIVGLIAQFVRLEAILGAFAVGLILAETEKGEELKKQVTPLADVLVPIFFVVVGAKTDLSVLNPTDPVNRAGLIIAGFLLVVAVIGKVITGFSLVGSSTPINRLAIGVGMIPRGEVGLVFAGVGASSGILSESLNAGVIVMVIMTTFLAPPLLRLAFRGSTETVVEPGS, encoded by the coding sequence ATGTTTCCACTGTTCAGTCCAGCGCTGGGATGGCCGCCCCTCCTGGCACAGACGATCGAAGTCATTGAAAGTCCTGAAGCCTCAACACTGATCCTGGTATCGGTACTCTTAGGGCTGGTTGTGGTCTATCTCGCCAGCAAAGTTGGCGGTGAGCTGTGTGTGCGTGCCAACCTCCCCCCCGTGCTCGGCGAGCTGCTGGGTGGTGTGATCGTGGGGACCTCCGTTCTGAAGCTCCTCGTCTTTCCTTCCAGTGGCGCTGGTGCTGAAGATGTTGTGCTGCTCAACTTCCTGCAGCAGATCAGTGGTGCCCCTGACAACTGGATGCCAACGATCTTTGCGACGCAGTCGGAAGTGATCTCCGTCCTGTCTGAAATTGGCGTGATCATCCTCCTGTTTGAGATTGGGTTGGAATCCAATCTGGATGAGCTGCTGAAAGTGGGTGCCAAAGCCGCGATCGTGGCTACTGTTGGAGTCGCTGCCCCTTTTGCGGCTGGCACGCTCGGTCTGATGTACCTGTTCCACATCGCGACTATCCCCGCCATCTTTGCTGGTGCGGCGCTGACTGCCACCAGTATTGGCATCACGGCTAAGGTGCTGTCAGAGTTAGGAAAGCTCAATTCGCCCGAAGGTCAAATCATCATTGGCGCGGCGATTATCGACGACATCCTCGGCATCATCGTGCTGGCCGTCGTGAGCAGTTTGGCTAAAACCGGAGAAATTCGTCCCTCGAACATCATCATTCTGATCGTCAGTTCGACTGCCTTTTTGGTGGGTGCGATTTTTATTGGGCGCTGGCTCAATCCGTTCTTCGTCAACTTGGTGAGCAACATGCAAACCCGTGGCGAAGTGCTGGTGGTTGCCTTGGTGGCCGCGATTATTGTGGGCTTGATTGCTCAGTTTGTGCGTCTAGAAGCCATTCTTGGTGCCTTTGCGGTCGGTTTGATTTTGGCGGAAACCGAAAAAGGCGAGGAGTTGAAGAAACAGGTGACACCCTTGGCGGATGTCCTGGTGCCGATCTTCTTCGTCGTGGTTGGGGCTAAAACTGATTTGAGCGTGCTGAATCCCACTGATCCAGTGAATCGGGCGGGGCTGATCATCGCTGGATTCCTGTTGGTGGTTGCAGTTATAGGCAAAGTCATCACCGGCTTTAGCTTGGTTGGTAGCAGTACGCCTATCAACCGCTTGGCGATTGGTGTGGGCATGATTCCTCGCGGTGAAGTCGGTCTGGTTTTTGCCGGAGTGGGCGCTAGCAGCGGTATCCTGTCCGAGTCGCTGAATGCCGGCGTGATTGTCATGGTGATCATGACAACTTTCTTGGCACCGCCGCTGTTGCGCTTGGCCTTCCGTGGGTCAACCGAGACAGTTGTGGAACCTGGTTCTTGA
- the murI gene encoding glutamate racemase, which yields MHSSTAAPIGVFDSGVGGLTVLRVLQRQLPQENFLYFGDTARLPYGTRSPAEIRHFVREILDWMQAEGCKLVVMACNTSSALALEALRADYTMPLIGLIQPAARVAVQRGQRIGVIATAATAQSRAYRHALREANPRIQVWEIGCPEFVPLVEQQRIDDPYTLQVAAQYLAPLIEAQVDTLIYGCTHYPHLAPVIQQLLPATTQLLDPAEAVTRAVQMELEVLGLRHGHRPQPVRFCVSHDPQHFSQAIERWLGFRAPVDLIQLPTRSLPSARFASEAEGVA from the coding sequence TTGCATTCTTCGACCGCTGCCCCGATTGGTGTGTTCGACAGTGGTGTCGGAGGGCTAACAGTCCTACGAGTTCTGCAACGTCAGCTGCCTCAGGAGAATTTTCTCTATTTCGGCGATACGGCTCGCTTACCCTATGGCACGCGATCTCCAGCAGAAATTCGCCACTTTGTCCGCGAGATTTTGGACTGGATGCAAGCGGAAGGCTGCAAGCTGGTCGTGATGGCCTGCAACACCAGCTCGGCCCTTGCTCTCGAAGCCTTGCGGGCCGATTACACGATGCCGCTGATTGGCCTGATTCAGCCAGCGGCACGGGTTGCCGTGCAGCGTGGTCAACGGATTGGCGTGATTGCCACGGCTGCTACTGCTCAAAGTCGAGCCTATCGCCATGCCCTGCGTGAGGCGAACCCTCGAATTCAGGTCTGGGAGATCGGCTGTCCAGAGTTTGTTCCCTTGGTTGAGCAGCAACGCATTGATGACCCCTACACTCTGCAGGTTGCTGCGCAGTATCTAGCGCCCTTGATCGAAGCCCAAGTCGACACGTTGATCTACGGCTGTACCCATTACCCCCATTTGGCACCTGTTATTCAACAGCTTTTGCCCGCCACCACGCAGCTGTTGGATCCTGCAGAAGCGGTCACTCGTGCTGTGCAAATGGAGCTAGAAGTCTTAGGACTGCGCCATGGCCATCGCCCCCAGCCTGTCCGATTTTGTGTCAGCCATGATCCTCAGCACTTTAGTCAGGCGATCGAGCGGTGGCTAGGGTTTCGGGCGCCGGTTGACCTGATTCAACTGCCAACGCGATCGCTTCCTTCGGCGCGCTTTGCTTCGGAAGCGGAAGGCGTAGCTTAG
- a CDS encoding carbon-nitrogen hydrolase family protein: protein MKSYLAAAVQMTSLPDLEKNLTQAEEWIDLAVRRGAELVGLPENFSFLGDEAQKVEQASVIADRTEKFLKTMAQRYQITLLGGGFPVPASEGHVTNTLLLVGPDGQTLARYNKVHLFDVDLPDGNTYQESATVLAGREYPPVHDSESLGRLGFSICYDVRFPELYRHLANQAAEVIFVPAAFTAFTGKDHWQVLLQARAIENTAYIIAPAQTGVHYGRRQTHGHAMIVDPWGIVLANAGRDPGLAIAEISPRRLATVRQQMPCLQHRVFPTPVSS, encoded by the coding sequence ATGAAGTCTTACTTGGCCGCAGCAGTGCAGATGACCAGTCTGCCGGACCTAGAAAAAAATCTTACTCAAGCTGAGGAGTGGATTGACCTTGCCGTACGGCGAGGAGCGGAACTGGTGGGTCTGCCTGAGAACTTTTCATTTCTAGGGGACGAAGCTCAAAAGGTTGAGCAAGCCTCTGTGATTGCCGATCGCACTGAAAAGTTCCTCAAAACCATGGCTCAGCGCTACCAAATTACGCTGTTGGGCGGTGGTTTTCCGGTGCCAGCCAGCGAGGGACATGTCACCAATACCCTGCTCCTTGTTGGTCCCGATGGACAAACCCTGGCGCGTTACAACAAAGTCCATCTGTTCGATGTCGATCTACCGGATGGCAACACCTATCAGGAGTCTGCAACTGTCTTAGCTGGCCGTGAGTATCCGCCCGTTCATGACTCTGAAAGTTTGGGGCGGCTGGGATTTTCCATTTGCTATGACGTCCGTTTCCCGGAACTCTATCGACATCTCGCCAATCAAGCCGCAGAAGTCATTTTTGTGCCGGCTGCCTTCACCGCTTTTACCGGCAAAGATCACTGGCAAGTGCTACTCCAAGCCCGAGCGATCGAGAACACAGCGTATATCATTGCGCCAGCCCAGACCGGTGTTCATTACGGACGTCGCCAGACCCATGGCCACGCCATGATCGTGGACCCGTGGGGGATTGTCTTAGCGAATGCCGGCCGAGACCCTGGCTTGGCGATCGCAGAGATTTCGCCGCGCCGCTTGGCAACTGTGCGGCAGCAAATGCCCTGCCTGCAGCACCGAGTCTTTCCGACCCCGGTCTCCAGTTGA
- a CDS encoding family 10 glycosylhydrolase — MLALLRRCLSGMAAIACLPLQSPVANAQLSPVPNTGYNCDLALYSVPQANLLARSLQGDTAAEQEYRQLVRSLAADLQRCREQVWPRKMAIWVRLYGCDLRPGGLDSLFDSLQTLGYNEVFIETFYDGRVLLPAADNPTVWPSVVAEPGLERADLLAEAIRKGRERGMSVYAWLFTLNYGYSYGQRSDRQEVLARNGRGETSADIVPSGSQIFVDPYSPIARQDYQILLRSVLSRQPDGVLLDYVRYPRGSGAASVATTVADLLIQSPAARQAWINQLSTSEGQALLQEYLTTGRLSLSDRNKLVSLLANQLGSLNLRQEADPLWSLAVQHARRGVVEFVNEVVTTVSQAGLPSGAVFFPFGNMRVGQQGWDSRMQPWDQFPSTMEFHPMSYSLCGENHDCVLAEVQRVLDAMPNSIVQPAIAGVWGRYYDAHLPLERRMKALQTTYGSRIDRVSHFSLAWIDPEGERVRQRCRV; from the coding sequence ATGCTTGCTTTGCTTCGTCGGTGCTTGAGTGGAATGGCGGCGATCGCCTGTCTTCCCCTTCAAAGCCCGGTAGCCAATGCGCAGCTTTCACCGGTTCCCAACACAGGCTACAACTGCGATTTAGCGCTCTATTCCGTCCCACAAGCCAATCTTCTGGCGCGATCGCTACAGGGAGATACAGCAGCAGAACAGGAGTACCGTCAACTGGTGCGCAGTCTTGCCGCCGACCTACAGCGCTGTCGGGAACAAGTTTGGCCCCGCAAAATGGCGATCTGGGTCAGGCTCTATGGCTGTGACCTGCGCCCCGGTGGCTTGGACTCGTTGTTTGATAGCCTGCAAACCTTGGGCTACAACGAGGTCTTCATTGAAACTTTCTATGACGGCCGTGTGCTCTTGCCCGCTGCCGATAACCCCACGGTCTGGCCCTCGGTGGTAGCTGAACCTGGGTTGGAACGTGCCGATCTGCTGGCGGAGGCGATTCGTAAGGGTCGCGAGCGAGGGATGTCCGTCTATGCCTGGCTCTTTACGCTCAACTACGGCTACAGCTACGGTCAGCGCAGCGATCGCCAAGAAGTTTTGGCGCGCAATGGGCGGGGTGAAACCAGTGCTGACATTGTGCCGAGCGGATCACAGATCTTTGTGGATCCCTACAGCCCCATAGCTCGTCAGGACTATCAAATCCTGCTGCGATCGGTGCTGAGTCGCCAGCCTGACGGCGTCTTATTAGATTATGTGCGCTATCCCCGTGGCAGTGGCGCCGCTTCCGTCGCTACCACCGTTGCAGATTTACTGATTCAGTCGCCTGCAGCTCGCCAAGCTTGGATCAACCAACTCAGTACCTCTGAGGGGCAGGCGCTGCTGCAGGAATACCTCACCACCGGTCGGCTCAGTCTCAGCGATCGCAACAAACTGGTCTCGCTATTAGCCAATCAGTTGGGCTCGTTGAATCTCAGACAGGAAGCCGATCCGCTCTGGTCCCTAGCAGTTCAACACGCGCGTCGCGGCGTAGTCGAGTTTGTCAATGAGGTCGTCACGACCGTCTCTCAAGCGGGATTGCCATCTGGCGCGGTCTTTTTCCCCTTTGGCAATATGCGCGTTGGGCAACAGGGCTGGGATTCCCGCATGCAACCGTGGGATCAGTTCCCCAGCACGATGGAGTTTCACCCAATGAGCTACAGCCTCTGCGGGGAGAACCATGACTGTGTTTTGGCAGAAGTACAGCGGGTCTTGGATGCCATGCCCAATTCGATCGTGCAGCCGGCGATCGCGGGCGTTTGGGGTCGCTACTACGATGCCCACCTCCCCCTAGAACGCCGAATGAAGGCACTTCAGACCACCTACGGCAGCCGGATCGATCGCGTCAGTCACTTTTCTCTAGCGTGGATAGACCCTGAAGGGGAACGTGTTCGCCAACGCTGTCGGGTTTAA